A window of the Cryptosporidium parvum Iowa II chromosome 7, whole genome shotgun sequence genome harbors these coding sequences:
- a CDS encoding nop15p/nopp34; nucleolar protein with 1 RRM domain: protein VLYIFIYMSKAKRERAIVYVGHIPFGLFEPQLKEYFSQFGKILRIKLSRSKKNGHSRGYAFIEFESMEVAQIAASTMNNYIIFKRSLKCHVLPKESIHPYIFIRSKKKNSSESNNALTEDEKQAKIDKSVLSKKKKLLKINKILENNNINYKLPSV from the coding sequence GtgttatatatatttatatatatgtcAAAAGCAAAACGAGAGAGAGCAATAGTATATGTAGGCCATATTCCATTTGGATTATTTGAGCCTCAACTCAAAGAATACTTTTCTCAGTTTGGTAAGATTTTGAGGATTAAGCTGAGCAGGTCCAAGAAGAATGGTCACTCGAGAGGATATgcatttattgaatttgaatcaatGGAAGTGGCTCAGATTGCAGCCTCAACTATGAacaattatattatttttaagaGAAGTCTCAAATGTCACGTGCTTCCTAAAGAAAGCATTCACCCATACATTTTTATTAGGtcaaagaagaagaattctTCTGAATCTAATAATGCCTTAACTGAAGATGAAAAACAAGCAAAGATTGATAAGTCTGTTCTTTCTAAGAAAAAGAAGCTActtaaaatcaataaaattcttgaaaataataatataaattacaAGCTTCCTTCTGTGTAG